In Gammaproteobacteria bacterium, the sequence CGAGACCACCTGGTTCGAGCGCCACGGTTCCGAGTCCGTCACGGAGATCCCCGGCGACTGGCCGCAAGACTACCGGGAGATCGTGGCGCGCCGCATCGCCCTGATCGAGGCCGACCGCTACATCGGTTTGATCGAGAAACCGGAGTACAAGCGGCGCTGGAACCTGGAGACCTGGGAGGCGCAGGAGAAGCGGGCCCTGCGCGGCTGGCTGCTGGACCGCCTGGAAGGGACGCGCTACTGGCCCGAACCGCGACTGCAGTCCGCGCGAACGCTGGCCGAACGCGCGCAGACCGACACCGAATTCCTGCGGGTCGCGGAGCGCTACGTGGGCCACCCGGGGTTCGACGCCGCCGGCCTGGTCGCCGAACTGGTCGAGCGCGAGGCCGTGCCGTTTCTGCCCGCGCTGCGCTACAAGCCTTCGGGACGGCGCAAGCGCGAGTCCTGGGAGCGGACCTGGGCGCTGCAACGTCAGGAAGACGCCATCGACGCCCGGGTCGAGGCGGAACTGACCCGCATCGAGGGCGAGACGGACGAGGAATATTCCAAACGGCTCGAGTCCGAACAGCGCCGGCGCAGG encodes:
- the pglX gene encoding BREX-2 system adenine-specific DNA-methyltransferase PglX gives rise to the protein ETTWFERHGSESVTEIPGDWPQDYREIVARRIALIEADRYIGLIEKPEYKRRWNLETWEAQEKRALRGWLLDRLEGTRYWPEPRLQSARTLAERAQTDTEFLRVAERYVGHPGFDAAGLVAELVEREAVPFLPALRYKPSGRRKRESWERTWALQRQEDAIDARVEAELTRIEGETDEEYSKRLESEQRRRRHAEVGDIVPPPKYRSADFLDGTFWRLRGALDVPKERFVSYPHCSRENDPSLLVGWAGWDPLQQARALASYYTEVVEREGWSPERLTPLLAGLGELVPWLKQWHNDIDPDYNERMGDFFETYLRSELNKQGLTQDDLNEWEPPAVPRRRRRRRIT